Within the Longimicrobiales bacterium genome, the region AGGCTGGCCAGGTGCGATGGATCGGCGGGTCCCGGATCGATGATCGCCACACGGCTGCGGCCGACGACGTACGTCCGCGTGCCGTCGAGCGTCATCGGGGAGGGGTTGGGCGCGAGCAGCGTGCGCAGCATCAGCGGATCGGTGTGACGACCCGGGCGGCCGGGAGAGTCCGTGCGCTGTGAGGACGGGCGCAGCGCGCCCGGGGTGCGTGCTGCAATGGGCCGGCACCGGCAGGCGATGCCGGCCACACCGCCTTAGAGCCGCTCGGCGACGAAGACTTCCGCCAGCTTGTCGGAGATCAGCTCGAGGCTTTCCTGCGCGCTCTTCGTGAAGCAGTCCTTCTGCCGGCAGTCGATGTCGATCTGCCCGAAGATCTCATCCCCGGCACGGATCAGGACCACCAGCTCCGACTTGGTGCGCGGGCTGCACGCCAGGTAGTTGTCGATCGCCGTGACGTCGGGAACGTTCTGGTTCTTCTTCTCGGCGACCGCCGTGCCGCAAACACCCTGGCCCACCGGGATCTTCGCGTGCTCCGTCGACTCACCCATGTAATTGTGCAGCCACAGCTCGTTGTCGCCCTCGTTGAAGAGGTAGACGCCCACGAAGTTGTAGCTGGACTCCGACGCCTTGATCTGCTTCACCGTCTCGCGCAGGATCGCGTCCGAGAGGTACCCCTCGTCGCGCATCTCCTGGATCTTCTTCACCATCTGACCGGCATCAACCATCGTGTCCGAACCTCTGTTGCTGCCCGCGCTCGGCGCGGGCGGATTGTACGGCGCCTGGATGCCTGTTGCCCGGTACGCGCCGCAGCGCACCGGGCGGCAAAGTCCTGTTTCGGGTACTGCGGGCCGGGGCCCCGGGCCCGGGCCGGGGCCTGGAGCGGCGGGTGGCGCTGCGCGCGTCCGCTGTTCCTCGACCCCCGTCATCGCGTGCTTCTAGGCCTGCTCCAGCTCGAGGAGCACGGCGCGGACCGGGGCGCTGTCCGCCTCCGTCAGCCGCAGCGGCAGTGCCACCAGCGAATACCGCCCGGCCGGTACGTCGCTCAGCACGACGTTCTCGATGATCACGACGTCGCCTGCCTGCAGCAACCGGTGCGACTCCAGCGTCTTCGATCCGAACGTGTCGATCGACGGCGACTCGGTCGCGACCAGCTTCACACCGGCATCGGCGCACGCGCGCGCCAGCGCCGGCGTCACTGCCGGGAACGGATCCGGAAACCGGCCCGGCACGAACTGCTCGAAGCAGCGGAACAGCAGCCGCTCTTCTGTGCCCGCGTCGATGCCGTCCAGGAGATCGACGTCGAGCGCCTCGCGGCCACGGGCATCGATCACGCGCGCGCGGCCGATCAGGTGCTCGAGCGGCACGCTGGCCGCGGTCCCGCCGCCGTCCTCGAAATGCAGCGGGCCGTCCATGTGCGTGCCGGCATGCACGCTCAGGCAGAGCGATGCGACGTTCACGCTGTCGCCCCGCTCCCGGCGCATCGTCCAGTCCATGGAGACCTCGCGGTCCCCCGGCCACACCGCAGTCCGCTCGTCGAGCGGCTGCGTGATGTCGTGGATGCGACGGATCCGTGCACCTCCGGAGCCGAGCAACATAACCGTCAGCGGGGCACGAAGTCCACGTCGCCCGCCAGGTCACGGCAGAATGCCGCGATCAGCCTGGCCGCCGCATCCAGGTCCTTCCGGCTGACCAGCTCGTTGGGCGAGTGCATGTACCGGTTGGGCACCGACACGATGCCGGTCGGCACACCCGCGCGCGACAGGTAGATCGCGTCTGCGTCGGTGGACGTGAAGCGGGGCGATGCACTGATCGTGTACGGGATCGACTCGCGCTCCGCCGCGGCGACCAGCCGCTCGAACACGACCGGGTGCGCAGCGGAGCCGCGCGTCAGCACGGGCCCACCCCCGACCCTGTGCTCGCCCAGCTCCTTCTTTTCCATGTCGGGCGAATCGGTCGCGAACGTGACGTCGACCACGATCGCGACCTGCGGGTCCAGCGAGTACGCACTGGTCCGCGCTCCTCCGCCGCTGTAGCCGATCTCCTCCTGGGCGGTCGCGACCGCTGCGACCTGCGCGGCGGGCCGGTCCTGCGCCAGCAGCCGCAGCGCCTCCAGCACGACGAACGCGCCAATGCGGTTGTCGATCGACCGGCTGACGATCAGGTCCTGGTCCAGCTCGAGCAGCTTCTGATCGATGACGCCGGGATCGCCCACGCGCACGCCGCGCTCCAGCGCGCGGTCCTTCTTCCCCGCGCCGATGTCGATCCACAGGTCGGTGATCTTGGACGCCTTTTCGCGCGCGTCCCCCTTGATCAGGTGGATCGGCTTCTTGCCGATCACGCCGTGCACCGGCCCGCTGCGTGTCAGCACGATGACGCGCTGCGCGACGAGCACCTGCGGATCCCAGCCGCCGATGCCTTCGAAGTAGAGGTAGCCTTCATCGTCGACGTGCGTGACCATGATGCCGATCTCGTCGATGTGGCCGGCCAGCATGACACGCGGGTTGCCCTCGGAGTTGAGCAGCGCGACGGAGTTGCCGCTGACATCGGCGCGGACCTCGTCCGCGATGCGGCCGGCTTCCTCGCGCCAGACGGCGGCTGCCGGCGCTTCGAAGCCGGACGGCGCCGGGGTATCGAGCAGCCGCTTCAGGAACTCGAACGAATTGCTGTCCACGGGAACGACGTCTCCTGGAAGATCGGATCAGGGGCGGCCAACGATAGGGCGGAGCGCGGCAGCGACGCAACGGTGGGACAGCAGGCGGCTGATCTGGCGGGCGGCCCCTGTAATCCCTGCGCCCGTGCGGAATTCCGCGGAGCGCGGCATATTCGGGCACCATCCCGAAGGAGAACCAGCCATGCCTGCAGCCGTGCGCCGTTGCCGCTTTCACCTGCTCGTCGTTGCCGCCGGCGCGCTTGCGCCGCTGCCGCTGTCCGCACAGCAGACAACCGTCCAGCCGCCGGTCGCGGAGCGCCGCGCCCATGTCGACACGCTGCACGGCGACGTGCGCAGCGACGACTATTTCTGGCTGCGCGAAAAGAGCGACCCTGCCGTGGCAGCGTACCTGGAAGCCGAGAACGCGTACGCGGAGCAGGTGCTCGAGCCACTCGCGGGACTGCGCGAAGCGCTGTACACGGAGATGCTGGGCCGCATCAAGCAGACGGACCTGTCCGTGCCGTACCGCGACAACGGCTACTTCTACTACGCGCGAACGGAGGAAGGGAAGCAGTATCCCGTGCTCGCCCGCAAGAAGGGCTCGCTCGATGCGCCGGAGGAAGTGCTGCTCGACGTGAACGCGCTGGCCGAGGGCCAGGAGTTCATGTCGGTCGCGTACGAGGAGCCCAGTCCCGATGCACAGCTCCTCGCCTACGGCACCGACTCGACGGGCTACCGACAGTACGTGCTCCACGTGAAGGACCTGCGAACCGGTGAGCTGCTGGACACCCGCGCGGAACGGTTGCGCTCCGTTGTGTGGGCGGATGACAACCGCACGCTCTTCTACACGGTCGAGCACCCGGTCACGAAGCGCGCGTACCGGCTGTACCGCCACGTGATCGGCACGCCCGCGCACGAGCTGATCTACGAGGAGCCGGACGAGCGCTTCGGCCTGTACGTCGGTCGCACGAGCAGCGATGCCTACATCCTGCTCGGCATCGGCAGCCTGACCACGTCCGAGGTGCGCTACCTGCGCGCGGACGATCCGACCGGCGAATGGCGACAGGTCGCGCCGCGCGTGCAGGACCGCGAGTACGACGTCGAGCACCACGGCGACAGCTTTTACATCCGCGTCAATGACGCGGGCCGCAATTTCCGCCTGGTCAGGGCACCCGTCGCCGACCCGGCGGAGTCGAACTGGAC harbors:
- a CDS encoding GAF domain-containing protein — translated: MVDAGQMVKKIQEMRDEGYLSDAILRETVKQIKASESSYNFVGVYLFNEGDNELWLHNYMGESTEHAKIPVGQGVCGTAVAEKKNQNVPDVTAIDNYLACSPRTKSELVVLIRAGDEIFGQIDIDCRQKDCFTKSAQESLELISDKLAEVFVAERL
- a CDS encoding cyclase family protein, which encodes MLLGSGGARIRRIHDITQPLDERTAVWPGDREVSMDWTMRRERGDSVNVASLCLSVHAGTHMDGPLHFEDGGGTAASVPLEHLIGRARVIDARGREALDVDLLDGIDAGTEERLLFRCFEQFVPGRFPDPFPAVTPALARACADAGVKLVATESPSIDTFGSKTLESHRLLQAGDVVIIENVVLSDVPAGRYSLVALPLRLTEADSAPVRAVLLELEQA
- a CDS encoding M42 family metallopeptidase, which gives rise to MDSNSFEFLKRLLDTPAPSGFEAPAAAVWREEAGRIADEVRADVSGNSVALLNSEGNPRVMLAGHIDEIGIMVTHVDDEGYLYFEGIGGWDPQVLVAQRVIVLTRSGPVHGVIGKKPIHLIKGDAREKASKITDLWIDIGAGKKDRALERGVRVGDPGVIDQKLLELDQDLIVSRSIDNRIGAFVVLEALRLLAQDRPAAQVAAVATAQEEIGYSGGGARTSAYSLDPQVAIVVDVTFATDSPDMEKKELGEHRVGGGPVLTRGSAAHPVVFERLVAAAERESIPYTISASPRFTSTDADAIYLSRAGVPTGIVSVPNRYMHSPNELVSRKDLDAAARLIAAFCRDLAGDVDFVPR